Proteins encoded in a region of the Synechococcus sp. BIOS-U3-1 genome:
- a CDS encoding HAD family hydrolase, with protein sequence MLTPRLLVFDFDGVIVDGMNEYWWSARHACLRLNPTVDLSESIPPQFRQLRPWIHHGWEMVLIAALISEQRGPLEQLGVQAFVHDYAAHCTAALERFRWNPVLLQQTLEAVRADAVRGDRDAWLALHQPYPGVPERLTAFSEENIAWAVLTTKASDFTSELLASMGLKPERLDGHESGSKPEVLRRLACNWRLDGFVEDRRPTLETVRTTAGLETVPCWLVSWGYLRPTDVTDLPSGIRLLRPEQFATPLADWP encoded by the coding sequence GTGCTGACCCCCCGTCTGCTGGTCTTTGATTTTGATGGCGTGATTGTGGATGGGATGAACGAGTACTGGTGGAGTGCTCGTCATGCCTGTCTGCGGCTGAATCCCACTGTTGATCTTTCTGAGTCCATACCTCCACAGTTTCGGCAGCTCAGGCCCTGGATTCATCACGGTTGGGAGATGGTGCTGATCGCGGCATTGATCTCTGAGCAACGCGGACCTCTCGAGCAGCTCGGGGTCCAAGCGTTTGTGCACGACTACGCGGCGCATTGCACAGCTGCGCTGGAGCGTTTTCGTTGGAACCCTGTTTTGCTGCAGCAGACTTTGGAGGCGGTGCGGGCCGATGCCGTGCGCGGCGATCGGGACGCTTGGCTGGCTCTGCATCAGCCTTATCCAGGAGTGCCTGAGCGTTTGACCGCTTTTTCGGAAGAGAACATTGCCTGGGCGGTGCTCACCACCAAGGCAAGTGATTTCACCTCCGAGCTACTTGCCTCCATGGGGCTCAAGCCAGAACGGCTGGATGGCCACGAGTCTGGATCGAAGCCTGAGGTGCTGCGCCGCCTGGCCTGCAACTGGAGACTGGACGGTTTTGTTGAGGACCGTCGCCCCACTTTGGAAACTGTTCGCACCACCGCAGGCCTCGAAACCGTGCCCTGCTGGCTTGTCAGCTGGGGATACCTGAGGCCCACGGATGTGACGGATCTCCCCAGTGGAATTCGCCTGCTCAGGCCAGAGCAGTTCGCAACCCCCTTGGCGGACTGGCCCTAA
- a CDS encoding DUF2839 domain-containing protein yields MGEARRRASQGLPPRQRKPDPKDAERFIAWLPLTRAQATQFVSVTTRGAWIGIAALVLLWVVVRFIGPAAGFWTLADSP; encoded by the coding sequence ATGGGAGAAGCACGACGTCGTGCCAGCCAGGGACTGCCACCGCGCCAGCGCAAACCCGACCCCAAGGACGCTGAGCGTTTTATCGCCTGGTTGCCGCTAACTCGAGCCCAGGCCACGCAATTCGTGTCAGTCACAACGCGAGGCGCCTGGATTGGCATCGCAGCCCTGGTGCTTCTCTGGGTGGTGGTTCGTTTCATCGGCCCTGCCGCAGGATTCTGGACACTTGCCGACAGCCCGTAA
- a CDS encoding prephenate/arogenate dehydrogenase: MGTVVMDQEQIAELAGFSRVGIVGLGLIGGSIGLDLRALGVSVQGLVHRDSTAERALQRGLVDAVSCDPDCLKNCDLVVLALPLEALLQPQDALLKALPSEAVITDVGSVKGAVLDVWRGRHPRFVASHPMAGTAESGVDSGCRGLFRGRAWVGTPEADTDPEALKQVRALACSLGAHWVSADPLIHDQAVALISHLPVMVSAALLRVLGEERDPRVRDLARQLASSGFADTTRVGGGNPALGTAMACHNTSALLKSLAAYRWSLEQLEEAVLNGHWAQLEQELEKTRSLRPGFLEHPSQPAKPQD; this comes from the coding sequence ATGGGGACCGTGGTGATGGATCAGGAGCAGATCGCAGAATTGGCTGGTTTCAGCAGGGTCGGAATTGTGGGCCTTGGCCTGATCGGTGGCTCGATCGGTCTTGATCTGCGTGCTCTTGGGGTCAGCGTTCAGGGCCTTGTGCATCGAGATAGCACAGCGGAACGTGCCCTCCAGCGTGGGCTTGTTGATGCTGTCAGCTGCGATCCTGACTGTCTAAAAAACTGTGATCTTGTTGTGCTGGCTTTGCCGCTGGAGGCCCTGCTGCAGCCTCAAGATGCTCTGCTCAAAGCTCTCCCGTCTGAGGCAGTGATCACGGATGTGGGGTCGGTGAAGGGAGCCGTTCTCGATGTCTGGAGAGGTCGTCACCCACGTTTCGTGGCATCTCATCCGATGGCAGGGACTGCCGAGTCAGGGGTGGATTCTGGTTGCCGTGGTCTGTTTAGAGGACGCGCCTGGGTCGGTACGCCGGAAGCCGACACAGATCCCGAAGCCCTGAAGCAGGTCAGAGCCTTGGCTTGCTCGCTTGGTGCGCACTGGGTCAGTGCGGATCCGCTCATTCATGACCAGGCCGTTGCTTTGATTTCGCATCTACCCGTGATGGTGAGTGCAGCACTGCTACGCGTACTCGGGGAGGAGCGAGACCCCCGTGTGCGTGATTTGGCACGTCAACTGGCCTCCAGCGGTTTCGCAGATACAACTCGAGTTGGTGGAGGCAATCCAGCGCTGGGTACGGCGATGGCTTGCCACAACACCTCTGCGTTGCTGAAGTCTCTTGCTGCCTATCGATGGAGCCTCGAGCAGCTTGAAGAGGCAGTCCTTAACGGCCACTGGGCTCAACTGGAACAGGAGCTGGAGAAGACCCGCTCACTGCGCCCCGGTTTCCTGGAGCACCCATCTCAACCAGCTAAGCCGCAAGATTGA
- a CDS encoding DUF1815 family protein, producing the protein MFLRLSEQYRSVVQDLVMSLQALATNLRKQGITATCYTCNDGQEGSGASFMAELGEEHMVRFLVSDFGISWVESRNGRELVKFEGAEAIQELQRITEHLQKGRSACSPSQLLQS; encoded by the coding sequence TTGTTCCTCCGACTTTCCGAGCAATACCGCTCGGTCGTCCAAGATCTGGTCATGAGCCTGCAGGCTTTGGCGACAAATCTCAGAAAACAGGGCATCACCGCGACTTGCTACACCTGCAATGACGGCCAGGAAGGAAGCGGAGCCTCATTCATGGCCGAGCTGGGCGAGGAGCACATGGTGCGCTTCCTGGTCTCTGACTTCGGCATCAGCTGGGTCGAATCCCGCAACGGACGCGAACTGGTGAAATTCGAAGGGGCTGAAGCTATTCAGGAACTTCAACGCATCACAGAACATCTGCAAAAGGGCCGCAGTGCATGCAGCCCCTCACAGCTCCTGCAGAGCTAA
- the recA gene encoding recombinase RecA yields the protein MPADVKASQSSGGDVRPGERDKALNLVLGQIERNFGKGSIMRLGDASRMRVETVSTGALTLDLALGGGYPKGRVVEVYGPESSGKTTLTLHAIAEVQRNGGVAAFVDAEHALDPVYAASLGVDVENLLVSQPDTGEMALEIVDQLVRSAAVDIVVVDSVAALTPRAEIEGEMGDLAVGSQARLMSQAMRKITGNIGKSGCTVIFLNQLRLKIGVTYGNPETTTGGNALKFYASVRLDIRRIQTLKRGTEEYGIRAKVKVAKNKVAPPFRIAEFDILFGRGISTLGCVLDLAEETGVVTRKGAWYSYEGDNIGQGRDNTIGWLEQNPEAKDAIEVLVRQKLTEGSEVKSNSMRPLAAAARSAAAKPVDKSAVVASPSKDAA from the coding sequence ATGCCAGCCGACGTGAAAGCCTCCCAGTCCTCCGGTGGAGATGTCCGCCCCGGTGAGCGCGACAAAGCGCTCAATCTCGTGCTCGGTCAAATCGAGCGTAACTTCGGCAAGGGTTCGATCATGCGTCTCGGGGACGCATCCAGGATGCGGGTGGAAACAGTTTCCACAGGAGCCCTAACTCTTGATCTCGCATTAGGTGGTGGGTATCCCAAGGGGCGTGTCGTTGAGGTCTACGGGCCCGAAAGTTCCGGCAAGACCACGCTGACGTTGCATGCCATTGCCGAGGTTCAGCGCAACGGAGGCGTCGCAGCCTTTGTTGATGCAGAGCATGCTCTTGACCCGGTTTATGCCGCATCCCTGGGAGTGGATGTGGAAAATCTGCTGGTATCTCAGCCGGATACAGGCGAGATGGCGCTTGAGATCGTGGATCAGTTGGTCCGTTCCGCAGCTGTCGACATCGTTGTGGTCGACTCTGTGGCCGCTCTTACGCCCCGTGCCGAGATCGAGGGTGAGATGGGCGATCTTGCAGTAGGCAGTCAGGCACGTCTCATGAGCCAAGCGATGCGCAAGATCACCGGCAATATCGGCAAGTCTGGTTGCACGGTGATTTTCCTCAACCAGCTGCGTCTCAAGATTGGTGTCACCTACGGCAATCCAGAAACCACTACTGGTGGTAACGCTCTCAAGTTCTATGCCTCAGTGCGGCTTGACATTCGTCGTATTCAGACGCTTAAGCGCGGCACCGAGGAGTACGGCATTCGCGCCAAGGTGAAGGTGGCCAAAAACAAGGTCGCTCCTCCCTTCCGAATCGCCGAATTCGACATTCTCTTTGGTCGAGGGATCAGCACGCTGGGTTGTGTGCTCGATCTGGCTGAGGAGACGGGTGTCGTCACTCGCAAGGGTGCCTGGTACAGCTATGAGGGCGACAACATCGGGCAGGGTCGTGACAACACCATTGGTTGGCTGGAGCAAAATCCGGAAGCCAAGGACGCCATTGAAGTGTTGGTGCGGCAGAAGCTGACGGAAGGTTCGGAAGTTAAGTCCAATTCCATGCGTCCTCTTGCTGCTGCTGCACGCTCGGCTGCTGCTAAGCCTGTCGATAAGTCTGCTGTGGTTGCTTCGCCGTCGAAGGACGCAGCCTGA
- the crtD gene encoding C-3',4' desaturase CrtD has translation MEQVQDVIVIGGGIAGLTAAALLAHEGLTVTLLEAHHQLGGCAGTFRRGPFTFDVGATQVAGLEPGGSHARLFQHLDIKPPQAERLDPGCVVDFNDGSPPVHLWHDAQRWRQERSQQFPGSERFWQLCSWIHRQNWQFAAADPVLPIRTGWDLGRTLAALTPGNLACAPLTLLTVSDLLTLSGCAGDQRLRRFLDLQLRLYSQQPSERTAALYGATVLQMCQAPLGLWHLHGSMQSLSDQLATALERDGGNVLLRHRALELDHNDGHSGWSVTVEAASKGQHCLRAREIICSLPPQCLPGLIPDLEQMPNDYRKHLNTLKAPSGAIVFYGGVERRYLPDNCPGHLQRDGNSPGSLFLSISHDGDGRAPKGQATVIASVFTSPEGWHDMDEKAYQRRKRELQDSIRRDVNSALNLPDHAWLHQELATPRGFAHWTGRPDGVVGGLGQSPGRFGPFGLASRTPIPQLWLCGDSIHPGEGTAGVSLSALMACRQLMAARGLTLNLAA, from the coding sequence ATGGAACAGGTCCAGGACGTGATCGTGATCGGTGGCGGGATTGCCGGTCTCACCGCTGCGGCCCTCCTGGCCCATGAGGGATTGACCGTCACACTGCTTGAGGCGCACCATCAGCTTGGCGGCTGTGCTGGAACGTTCCGACGGGGTCCATTCACCTTTGATGTCGGTGCCACACAGGTTGCAGGACTAGAACCTGGTGGTAGTCATGCACGACTTTTTCAGCACCTGGACATCAAACCTCCGCAAGCCGAACGGCTCGACCCTGGCTGCGTGGTGGACTTCAATGACGGGTCTCCTCCAGTGCATCTCTGGCACGACGCTCAGCGTTGGCGCCAAGAGCGCAGCCAGCAATTTCCAGGCAGCGAGCGCTTCTGGCAGCTGTGCAGCTGGATTCATCGTCAGAACTGGCAGTTCGCTGCGGCCGATCCAGTGCTGCCAATTCGCACGGGCTGGGATCTTGGACGCACGCTGGCTGCGCTGACCCCTGGAAATCTGGCTTGCGCCCCCCTCACTCTGCTGACGGTCTCCGATCTGCTGACCCTCAGTGGATGCGCTGGAGACCAACGACTGCGACGCTTTCTCGACCTACAGCTGCGGCTGTATTCACAGCAACCGAGTGAGCGCACTGCAGCCCTCTACGGCGCAACGGTCTTGCAGATGTGCCAGGCCCCACTCGGTCTATGGCATCTCCATGGATCGATGCAGAGCCTCAGCGACCAGCTTGCGACAGCCCTGGAACGCGATGGTGGGAATGTGCTTCTGCGCCATCGCGCTCTGGAACTGGATCACAACGACGGTCACTCCGGGTGGTCAGTCACGGTTGAAGCGGCTTCGAAAGGGCAGCACTGCCTGCGAGCCAGGGAGATTATCTGCAGCCTCCCGCCGCAGTGCTTACCAGGACTGATTCCGGATCTTGAACAGATGCCCAACGATTACCGGAAGCATCTCAACACCCTCAAGGCGCCGAGCGGAGCGATCGTGTTTTACGGCGGTGTCGAACGGCGTTACCTACCCGACAATTGCCCCGGACACCTCCAGCGCGACGGCAACTCCCCTGGATCTCTCTTCTTGTCGATCAGTCACGACGGTGACGGTCGAGCTCCGAAGGGCCAGGCCACCGTGATCGCCAGCGTCTTCACCTCACCGGAGGGTTGGCACGACATGGATGAGAAGGCTTACCAGCGGCGCAAACGAGAGCTTCAGGATTCAATTCGTCGGGACGTGAACTCCGCTCTGAACCTGCCAGATCACGCCTGGCTGCATCAGGAATTGGCAACTCCGCGAGGATTTGCCCACTGGACCGGTCGACCGGATGGCGTGGTGGGAGGTCTTGGTCAGAGCCCAGGTCGCTTTGGGCCCTTCGGACTGGCCAGCCGCACACCAATTCCCCAACTGTGGCTGTGCGGTGATTCGATTCATCCTGGAGAGGGCACCGCCGGCGTCAGCCTGTCCGCATTAATGGCATGCAGGCAATTGATGGCAGCGCGCGGCTTAACCCTCAATCTTGCGGCTTAG
- a CDS encoding AAA family ATPase gives MSTERITDDLQRLLALLPTEVQELLASADRRDQLLEVVLDLGRIPEARYPGRSVELGERCLEPQDLQEMVSRIGQFGADNRAGIERTLHRISAIRNRRGDVIGLTCRVGRAVFGTVAIVRDLLDSGESLLLMGRPGVGKTTALREIARVLADDLHKRVVVIDTSNEIAGDGDIPHPAIGRARRMQVARPELQHQVMIEAVENHMPEVIVIDEIGTELEAQAARTIAERGVMLVATAHGNALVNLIKNPTLCDLVGGIESVTLGDDEARRRRTQKTVLERAAEPTFPLAVEMHSRHRWSVHDDVGRTVDLLLRGQSPRPQERELMADGDVRLIDPEPSTPQPPQRRPALAVVPLPDPGRSVRRNNDQQKPPIAEAPREAKLHVLCCGLSRQRLEEAVRCHGWPICAVDDLSAADVLLSVRQGLGRQPELRRQAREAGVPILVIKSDSLAQVERALERLLNRQPLPRKDLEPEGGSGQRDRADALAALEECRLAVEQIVMTQGRPVELLPRNENVLQMQADLVARYSLQSDVYGSSDQRRLRVFPP, from the coding sequence ATGAGTACCGAGCGCATCACCGATGACTTGCAACGGCTGCTCGCGCTGTTGCCAACTGAAGTACAAGAGTTACTTGCATCCGCTGACCGACGGGATCAGCTGCTGGAGGTCGTGCTCGATCTCGGTCGGATTCCTGAAGCTCGTTATCCAGGTCGTTCGGTTGAACTCGGTGAGCGCTGCCTCGAGCCCCAGGATCTTCAGGAGATGGTGAGCAGGATCGGTCAATTCGGTGCCGATAATCGAGCAGGTATTGAGCGAACACTGCACCGCATCAGTGCCATCCGTAATCGGAGAGGTGATGTCATTGGCCTCACCTGTCGAGTTGGACGTGCCGTTTTCGGAACAGTCGCCATCGTTCGCGATTTGCTCGATAGCGGAGAGTCATTGCTGCTGATGGGACGCCCCGGTGTGGGTAAGACCACAGCTCTGAGGGAAATTGCCCGTGTTCTCGCAGATGATCTGCACAAGCGGGTCGTTGTAATCGACACCAGTAATGAAATTGCTGGTGACGGAGATATTCCACATCCAGCCATCGGACGTGCCAGGCGTATGCAGGTGGCCAGGCCGGAACTCCAGCATCAGGTGATGATCGAAGCGGTGGAAAACCACATGCCTGAGGTCATCGTGATTGATGAGATCGGCACTGAGCTGGAAGCTCAGGCCGCACGCACGATCGCTGAGCGGGGGGTGATGCTTGTAGCCACCGCCCATGGCAATGCTCTCGTCAATCTGATCAAGAATCCGACGCTGTGCGATTTAGTTGGGGGGATTGAGTCCGTCACCCTGGGTGACGATGAGGCACGCCGACGCCGAACACAGAAAACGGTTCTGGAGCGTGCTGCTGAACCCACCTTCCCGCTCGCAGTGGAGATGCACAGCCGTCATCGCTGGTCCGTCCATGACGACGTTGGACGCACGGTGGATCTGTTGCTGCGGGGACAGAGCCCCAGACCTCAGGAACGTGAACTCATGGCGGATGGCGATGTCAGGCTGATCGACCCAGAGCCGTCAACACCGCAACCTCCTCAGCGGCGGCCAGCTCTGGCGGTTGTCCCTTTGCCCGATCCTGGCCGTTCCGTTCGCAGGAACAATGATCAACAGAAGCCTCCCATTGCTGAGGCCCCGCGTGAGGCAAAGCTGCACGTGCTCTGTTGCGGTCTCAGCAGGCAGCGACTGGAAGAGGCTGTCCGCTGCCATGGATGGCCTATCTGTGCCGTGGACGATCTGTCTGCTGCTGATGTGCTGCTGAGTGTGCGTCAGGGTTTGGGACGCCAGCCCGAGCTTCGCCGACAGGCAAGGGAAGCCGGGGTGCCCATTCTTGTGATCAAGTCGGACTCTTTGGCTCAGGTGGAGCGAGCTCTTGAGCGCCTGCTCAACCGCCAGCCTCTGCCAAGGAAGGACCTGGAACCTGAGGGGGGATCAGGTCAGCGGGATCGAGCCGATGCTCTGGCTGCTCTAGAGGAATGCCGTTTGGCAGTGGAGCAGATTGTGATGACGCAGGGTCGACCGGTTGAACTTCTGCCGCGCAATGAGAATGTCCTTCAAATGCAGGCGGATCTTGTGGCGCGTTACAGCCTTCAAAGCGACGTCTATGGATCCAGTGATCAACGCCGGCTCAGGGTTTTCCCCCCATAA
- a CDS encoding helicase: MLEVQAHQQLKHLLRGEAGQWEHQLTLSRLVGRSLRRQDRTRIQLSAGSSDRWWLALLVPLSLRSNHTVLILDPTQHQRLLHVERPRLLESGLKLGCWTGLEPPPGEQIWLLTPQQLLDVHRRGQLRPDDHLVIPEAEWLPDRLRRAMTVKIDPCHWEELRAAFPSAGEGLMDLHERLSRQLVVLGGGTNRDLAMPESALTLVRDLLQLLGSTPEPWCQLMSMDQPSWASWARVNSNTLQWSWQLQPLEPLITLASLFLKHPWTLIHGDGGCRRHGEETRSDSDELRLDLRDAPRGEPLPIYLPKRQPLPNTEIFAGHLLEQSRRLILGRSGLTGVLVDAPCMRQRLCSELAAEFGSRVTLESTAPESNGVICCSWSWWLSHQHLLPEPEQLIAAMLPIASLEDPLTAARVESLKRQGRDWFRTLLLPEALAILIPAIASLRRSGGRLAILDGRVRGRSWGEQVLRALEPWDSLQRLRPD, from the coding sequence ATGCTGGAAGTTCAGGCCCATCAGCAGCTCAAGCACCTGCTCAGGGGAGAAGCGGGTCAATGGGAGCACCAACTGACCCTGAGCCGTCTAGTAGGCCGGAGTCTGCGACGACAGGATCGAACCAGAATCCAATTGTCTGCAGGTAGCAGCGACCGTTGGTGGCTGGCCCTGCTGGTGCCACTCAGCCTGCGCAGCAATCACACAGTGCTGATTCTTGACCCGACTCAACACCAGCGATTGCTGCATGTGGAACGACCTCGTCTGCTGGAGAGCGGATTAAAACTGGGATGCTGGACCGGACTTGAACCCCCTCCCGGGGAACAGATCTGGCTGTTGACACCCCAACAGCTTCTCGATGTCCATCGCCGCGGGCAACTCCGTCCTGACGACCACCTAGTTATTCCTGAGGCGGAGTGGCTGCCAGACCGTCTTCGACGTGCCATGACCGTGAAGATCGACCCCTGCCACTGGGAGGAGCTGCGAGCAGCATTTCCCTCCGCCGGAGAGGGTTTGATGGACCTGCATGAACGCCTGAGCCGCCAGCTTGTCGTCCTTGGTGGCGGAACAAACCGCGACCTCGCCATGCCCGAGAGCGCTCTGACCCTGGTTCGCGATCTGCTGCAGCTACTGGGTTCAACACCAGAACCCTGGTGCCAGCTGATGTCCATGGACCAGCCGTCATGGGCCAGCTGGGCTCGAGTGAATTCGAACACCCTTCAGTGGAGCTGGCAGCTACAACCGCTTGAACCACTCATCACGCTGGCATCACTCTTCTTGAAACATCCCTGGACATTGATTCATGGGGATGGAGGCTGTCGTCGTCATGGCGAAGAGACTCGTAGCGACAGCGATGAGCTGCGACTCGATCTGCGCGATGCACCGCGTGGGGAGCCCCTACCGATCTATCTGCCAAAACGTCAGCCACTGCCGAACACAGAAATTTTTGCTGGCCATCTTCTGGAGCAGAGCCGACGCCTGATCCTGGGCCGATCTGGATTGACCGGTGTTCTAGTTGATGCTCCTTGCATGCGTCAGCGCCTCTGCAGTGAGCTAGCAGCAGAATTCGGCAGCAGGGTCACACTTGAAAGCACGGCTCCGGAGTCAAACGGAGTGATCTGCTGCAGCTGGAGCTGGTGGTTAAGCCATCAGCATCTGCTTCCTGAACCCGAACAACTGATTGCGGCCATGCTGCCAATCGCCAGTCTGGAGGACCCACTCACCGCAGCTCGCGTGGAGTCGCTGAAGCGCCAAGGGCGTGATTGGTTTCGCACGCTTCTGCTTCCCGAAGCATTGGCGATTCTGATCCCTGCCATTGCCTCTCTGAGACGCAGCGGCGGTCGCCTAGCCATCCTCGACGGGAGGGTACGCGGACGCAGCTGGGGAGAGCAGGTGTTGCGCGCACTTGAACCCTGGGACTCGTTGCAGAGACTTCGTCCAGACTGA